One Thermodesulfobacteriota bacterium genomic window, GCCCCCTGCCCCCTGCCCTCCGCCCTCTGCCCCATGCCTCCCCCCCCATCCCGCCGCCTTTGACAGCCCGCCGGGAGACTGTGTAGGCTTCGGTCCAAAGGAGGCCCCATGAAAATCGTCGCCGCCGCGGCAGCCGCTGCGCTCCTCCTCGCGTACGGGTGCCTCCTGGGCCACGTGACCCGGGAGATCCCTCCACCCGGGGGGTGCGACCAGTGCCACCGCTACACGATCGCGGGGCGGTGGGAGGTCGGCATCGCCCCGGTGGCCCTGGGTCGGGAGGGAGGCATTCCAGAGGACACGGACATCGTTCTGCGGGAACTTCGGGAGGTGCCCTTCCACCGGGAGGTTCCGGCCAGGCGGCTTCAGGTCTTCGCCGAGGCAGCTCCCCGGGAGGCCGTGGGAGACCCGGAGACGGGAATCCAGTGCTTCGTGTGCCATCGCTCCCCGGGGCCCCCCCACCAGGAGCTGCGGGGAACGTTTCCCCACCCCTGGGGCCGGGCTGGCGGCGGAGCCGAGAAGGAGTAGGAAGGGCTCCAAGCCGGGGGGCATCCGAGACCAGAGGGATACAGACCCCGCCATGAGCCCGAGTCCTGCGCGCATCCTTCTCGTGGACGACGAAGAGGCCCTCCTCCAGACCCTCGCGCGGGCTGCCCGGGGTTGCGGCTACGAGATCGACACCGCCCAAGACGGCGCGCAGGCCTGGGAACGGCTGGGCGCAAGCCGGTACGACCTGGTGGTCACCGACCTGGTCATGCCGGGGATGGGCGGACCCGAGTTGATGGAGAGGATCGGGGCGGAGGGGCTCGCGACGCGGATGATCGTGATTACCGGGTTTGCGACCCTGGATGCCGCCGTGGACTGCCTGCGAAAGGGCGCCACCGACTTCCTGGTAAAGCCCTTCCCGGTGGAGGAGTTCCTGGGAAGCGTGGAGCGCGTCCTGCACCGGGGGACTCCGCCGGGCAACGGCAGCCCCGCGTGGGAGTCGATTGCGACGCGCTACGGGCTGACGCGCAAAGAGACGTTGGTGCTGGAAGCCTTCTACGCCTCGGGCCGGACCAACCGGGAGCTGGCCCAAGAGCTTTCGCTGAGCCCCCACACGGTCAAGTCCCACCTCAAGGCGGCCTTCGTCAAGCTCGGTGTATCGAGCCGGACCCAACTGCTCCAGCTCCTGCGCGCAGAGGCCTGAGGTTCTGCCCGGTCCCCGGGAACAGGCTCGTCACTCCACCCGAACCCGGACCCCTGCCGTCCCGGGCGGCATCCGTTTGGGC contains:
- a CDS encoding response regulator transcription factor; protein product: MSPSPARILLVDDEEALLQTLARAARGCGYEIDTAQDGAQAWERLGASRYDLVVTDLVMPGMGGPELMERIGAEGLATRMIVITGFATLDAAVDCLRKGATDFLVKPFPVEEFLGSVERVLHRGTPPGNGSPAWESIATRYGLTRKETLVLEAFYASGRTNRELAQELSLSPHTVKSHLKAAFVKLGVSSRTQLLQLLRAEA